The region GAATGTTCTACGCCACTAGGCATACCTGCTGCCATGGTACATTGCGAGCCCTCTGTAGCCCAGGCCCTTAGGTAACTAACACTGACTGACTCATACAGTGTTAGGTCAAGTTGCTTTCCTCACTTAACTCACTTAGAAGCCATGCTTCCGCTAAGGATAATTGTGTTCTCTCAGTAGTCTTAGAAGGATTAGTCATGGAAATGATCTATCGACCCCTGACCTGATGAGATATGCGTGCAATGGTCAACAGAACGTACTGTGTATGTTATTTTACACTTGTTGATGGTCAAATTCTCAACCATTAATGAATATTGGACCAAATAAAGTGAATAAATGGATGTTTATATtctgttctatgttttgtagatATGGGCACATGGTGAACGTGTCCTTTCAGAGTACCCCCTCTCCAAACTTCTTCATTGGCATTGACCAGCAGGGGGCACTGTCTGAGATGGGCTGGTTCCTCTACCCCTCCTTCAAGTTTATCAACTGGCAGGCCCAGTGGTAAGCAGTAAGCACACTATGGATTCCCCCAGTTTATTACAGTATACTGAGGACATCAGGAATTCATATGTCAGTATACTGAAGACATCAGGAATTCATATGTCAGGACTATGTGAAGAAAGATAAATATTTTAATCTATCTGGTAACTGTAACCGTTCCCTCTTAGGTTTGATTTCTATGAGGGGCTTCAGACTAGACTCCGTGACCCAGCCTGGGTGGTCCCTGTGTTTGAGAAGGTCCAGATGCAAGGACAGAGTGGAGCAGTAGCTACTGTGAACCTGCCTTCTGGTAAAGAGACCTCATTGTATCTCCACCAGGCCATTTAcacctacactgagtgtacaaaacattaggaacacctgctctttccatgacataccaggtgaatccaggtgaaagctatgattccttattgatgtcatttgttaaatccacttcaatcagtcaTTGAgacggtgaatgggcaagacaaaatatgtaagtgcctttgaacggggtatggtaggtgccaagcacaccggtttgagtgtgtcaagaactgcaacgctgctgggtttttcacgctcaacattttcctgtgtttatcaaaatggtccaccacccaaaggacatccagccaacttgacacaactatgggaaacattgtagtcaacatgagacagaacccctgtggaacgctttcgatactttgtagtccatgccccaacgaattgagcctgttctgatggcaaaaggggtgcaactcaatattaggaaggtgttcttaatgtcttGTACACTAAGCATTTATGGTCGagccatacactaagttgacaatAAATGCATCGGCTTTGAATATAATTTGATAGGTATTTAAAGGGGATCGGAATATTGACTTTTCCATTTCACTGTGTCGGTAGACATGTTGGATTTTGACATGCTGGAGTTGGACGCGTCTCTATCCTGTCCCAGCCAGAGGGATGACTCCTGCGCCCACTGGGACCACACTGTGCAGCTGTTTGTGTGCTGTGACCATTTCAGTCCCTACTGCAACATGGAGATGGGGCGCTGGATAACAGCCTTCCGCAGGTATAGTCTGTGCATTTGTTGTCACTTGACATAGATACCATGTGACATGAGTCCCCAAAATGCATTTTGACATTTGTTAAGATCACTCAAGAAGGACAAAGCTGTTCCACTTCCATTGATGCAGACGTTTTTTTTTAATCTCCATATCAAATCATTtatgggtaacaatgaagtatcttactgtgattgttttcaattaaaatggtcaaaaggaAACCCAAATAGCTTCTTATCAAGAGCATTTCTCAAAAAATTATTTTGCTAGGAGTGGTCTAAGTGAGGGGTCTAATGGGAGGAGCCTAATGGGAGGGAACCTGTAACCTGGAAACTAGCGGTTATTGTCAGAGAGGTTTAGAACTCTTTATTGGTCAATTAACTTACACCGCCTggcgatgtcaccaggcaggccaaaactcttATCATAATTTTACAGTATTATTACaacttcatagtgtggaaatatacagtggcaagaaaaagaatgtgaaccctttggaaatacctggatttctgcattggtcatacaatttgatctgatcttcatctaggtcacaacaatagacaaacacagtctgcttaaactaaaaacacacaaacaattgaacatgttcatgtctttattgaaaacatagTGTAAAccttcacagtgcagggtgggaaaagtatgtgaacccttggatttaataactggttgaccctcctttggcagcaataacctcaaccaaacattttctgtagttgcggatcagacctgcacaacggtcaggaggaattttggaccattcctctttacaaaactgtttcagttcagcaatataaattcattatgcccaatctatggatttcacatgactgggcaggggtgcagccatgggtgggcctgggacccacccacttgggagccaggcccacccactggagagccagacccagccaatccgaatgagttttcccccacaaaagggcttaattacagacataaatactcctcagtttcatcagctgtctgggtggctggtctcagatgatcccgcaagtgaagaagcaggatgttgaggtcctgggctggcgtggttacacatggtctgcggttgtaaggctggttggacgtactgccaaattctctaaaacgaagttggattgcggcttatggtaaagaaattaaccttcaattctctggcaacagctctggtggacattcctgcagtcagcatgccaattgcctgctttctcaaaacttgagacgtctgtggcgttgtgtgactaaactgcacattttagtggccttttattgtccccagcaccaggtttcttgatatgtcacacctgtcagatggatggattatctaggcaaaggagaaatgtaaacaaatttgtgaacaaaattttcgagaaatacatttttgtgcatatagaaaaattctgggatctttttatttgagctcatgaaacatgggaccaacactgttacgtttatatttttgtttagtatatataAAACAGAGAAATCCCATTTTTGACTCCACTTGGCCTTTTACCTCTGTGCCTATGGCCTTTACCACTTCAAAGCGATTCCCTTTGGCTAAAGAAACGCTCCTGcaaattattttaataatgttAATATTCCTTCCCCAGAGGCATTGGGCGCTGGCTCACTGATGTTTCTCCTCTGGTGCCTCTGTTGAACAATGGGAGATGTACCTTCACCATGAAGACTGTGCCTTGGGCCATGCCCTGGGTGGTGTCTCTGAGTCTGAGATTCAGCCACACAAATCACTCAAGTAAGTTATAATGCCTACATAACACGGTCACAGgtgttagaccgctgcgccactcgagagtcctaaggcactgcatctcagtgctagaggcatcactacagaccctggtttgattccaggctgtatcacaaccggctgtgattgggagtcccatagggcggcgaacaattggcccagcatcgtctttgttagggtttggccggggtaggctgtcattgtaaataagaatttgttcttaactgatttgcctagttaaataaaaaaaatacaaatagtaacacatacataacactgtcataagACATTCATTCATACTCTACACTTTTTAATTAGCATTTTACTGTTCATTGTGTATCAGAATTCTTCTCTAAAATAtatgtaccgtaaattccggactataagccgcaacttttttcccacgctttgagcctcgcggcttaaacaatgacgcggctaatatatggatttttcccgctttgatttttttttctccaaaaaaacacattctgtgacgtgctcagttttttgccggcatgaagctttcattagaccaatgaaattgccaaacgggttaaggtcaaacaacttttttgtttactgtttagattaaatcaagcgctctcaaacttcccatcattctgattacggtagtcattttgtcaccctcatcatggcaaagacacggaaaAATGCaaatgatgcagctttcaagttgaaggcgattgatctggctgttggaaaaagaaatagagctgctgcacgggagcttggtcttaatgagtcaataagacgttggaaacagcagcgtgaggaactgactcagtgcaaaaagacaactaaagcttactgcaaatattttagtttttgttacaagccgtgtttcgttaaagcctatttatttttgttacaagccgtgtttcgttaaagcctgtgtaaagttcatttgtttcaatgtaccggtaggcacctgcggcatatagacatgtgcggcttatttatgttcaaaataatatttattttttaattcagtgggtgcggcttatattcaggtgcgcttaatagtccggaaattacggtatatttTTTACAGTATAAAAAAAATGCTAAGTGATGGTTAGGCAATAGGACTGACTCTTTCGCTTAAAAAAACCAACATTAAATAGGTTTCCAATAGGTGGGTATGCCATCCTGTTGTGTACAGTTCTACTAGTGACAAAGCAATGGACAGAAATCACTCTTCTTGAGCAATTTAGACCATTTCATCCCTCTTTCATCATGTGTAAGAAAAGATGTGCACTTCCATCCTAAGCAAAGTGGAGTGTCAGAAAATAACAGGATCTTTGCAAATTGTTGCTGGAACGTTGTCCTGGCAAAGGACAACCCCCCCTATGAGTCTCGGTCACGACAGTAGTCATGGAAAAAAGTACTCCAGTATCAGCTTTTTCTCACTGCACAAATGCAATACCGTCTAAAGACAGTATCATTACAGTATCATGCTGTATTCTTATATGGTAATAAGTAACAGGATGAACTCTTCAAACAGATGTTAGAACTAGATTTTGCTCTTGTTACAGCCAATCACTCAGACAAGCTTTACCCCTTTAAGCTGATGTCATTGTACAGTGGAGGCACCTTTGACAAGGAATACAACAAGAGATACCAACCAATCAAATTCACTGTCCCAGCCTCAACAAAAAAGGTATAATGCAGAATTTATATTACTTCTGTTTACATTTACTCATAATAAATGGTAATTGTCATATACGGCATGTTCTTACATTTTTTAATATGCCTTTGTTTTAGTTAGTGCTTTGGCCATAATGTGGGTAAAAAGCTGCTTTACAAATAAAGTTATTATTGTAATCAGTCAATTTATGTACCATATTGTGTCTTAGGTGGAGTTGTATGCCGTAATCACAGGCCACGGGAGCGACGAGAACGGTTGTGGCGAGTTCTGCGTGACGTCACACCACTTCCTCGTCAACGGAGCATACAATAACACCCGTATTTTTGACTCGGCAGGTGAGAAATGACTAACGTTAGAGTTTGGTCATGCAGATTCATATATCTTCCCATAGTCTGGGACAAAGTTacattagcatgaggttgtattCCTCTGAGGGCAATTAAATTGAACCGCGGGACAATTTCTTTTCTAATTGGATGGACTGGGGGGGTGTAACATTATTGTTTTTACACCGTAAGTAAGCCCAAATAGATATTGTCTTTCACAATACCATAATCATTtaataccttgattacattgagacacggtCACATAGGTCTCTTTATGTATTCGTGGGAATActtgaacagatttcctaaatcaAAGGAATTAACTAAATTCCTggaaatatttattttttgcccAAGAACAAAACTTAGAATTTGTACAAAAATTATTAGTAAAAATTTATTTTGGGGGCCAAATGAAATCCCTTTCAGCTGAATTTGGCCTGCAAGCTGCTTGTTGCTGACCCCTGTCCTAGGGCATTTGCCTGCTTGTTTCCCTATTCTTGTTTGAGTGAGTCAGGTGTGGGTCTTTTGTCATGCATTCCGTTCCAAATGAATGTAGACACTACCACATCAATGTATTATACTGCATTTACCGTGTTTTTAATGCAGCGTTCTTTAACGATCCCATTGTCCTGACTGTTTCCTGGTGTTGTTTTAATCTCCAGGTTCAGCCCTGGGGTGTGCCATGCGGGTGGGAGAGGGGGCGGTGCCCAACGAGCATGGCACCTGGCTGTACGGCCGTGGAGGCTGGTGTGATGGGCTACAGGTCAACCCCTGGAGGTTTGACATCACCACACAGGTATAGAACTATCACCAGACCGCGTCATGAATAGTTGCCCTTGCGGTTCGTCATCAGAAACCTCTTTGTTTAGCTAGCGGTGGATACGACCGCATGCAACTTCAAATGCAGCTCATGGAAGTTAACAAACACGTAATCGGATGGTTATCGTCTGCAACATCACAGATGTCATCAGAGGATTGATTAAATCACAAATAGAGCTCGTTAAAGCCGGAAGAATAATGTAATTGTTGAACATAGCTATAGCCATCAGTCTTGCATGTTTTCATGGTCATCACTCAGTCACTGTTAAGTTTGTCTGGGTcctgactagaggtcgaccgattatgattttaacGGCGATACcgtttattggaggaccaaaaaaagcccataccgattaatcggacgttttttatatatttgtaataatgacaattacaacaatactgaatgaacacttttattttaacttaatataatacatcaataaaatcaatttagtctcaaataaataatgaaacatgttcaatttggtttaaataatgcaaaaacaaagtgttggagactaaagtaaaagtgcaatatttgctcagaacatgagaacatatgaaagctggtggttccttataacgtgagtcttcaatattcccaggtaagaagttttaggttgtagttataggaattataggactatttctctctatgccatttgtatttcatatacatttgactattggatgttctaataggtactttagtattgccagtgtaatctcgggagttgataggcttgaagtcataaacagcgcaatgcttgaagcacagcgaagagctgctggcaaatgcaggaaagtgatGTTTGATTGAattcttacgagcctgctgctgcctaccaccgctcagtcagactgctctatcgaatatcaaatcataaacttaattataatataataacacacagaaatacgagccttaggtcattaatatggtcaaatccagaaactatcatttcgaaaacaaaatgtttattctttcagtgaaatatggaaccgttccgtattttatctaacgtgtggcatccataagtctaaatattgctgttacattgcacaaccttcaatgttatgtcataattatgtacaattctggcaacttaattatggtctttgttaggaagaaatggtcttcacacagtttgcaatgagccaggcggcccaaactgctgcatatacccggactctgcttgcacagaacgcaagagaagtgacacaatttccctaattaaaataaattcatgttagcaggcaatattaactaaatatgcaggtttaaaaatatatacttgtgtattgattttaagaaaggaatTGATGTTTAttgttaggtacacattggtgcaaagacggtgcttttttcgcgaatgcgcttgttaaatcatcactcgtttggcgaagtaggctgtgattcgatgataaattaacaggcaccgcatcgattatatgcaacgcaggacaagctagataaactagtaatatcatcaaccatgtgtagtttgattgtttttttataagataaatgtaatgctagctagcaacttaccttggctccttgctgcacttgcgAAACAGGTAGTCatcctgccacgcagtctcctcgtggagtgcaatgtaagtgtccaaaaatgccgattaccgatttatgaaaactttaaattggccctaattaatcggacATTCTGATTAATCAGTTGACCTCTAGTCCTGATTTTAGCCTTGGCTATCCTGCTACAGATCTTTTTGGTGTGGGGATGTGTGCGCATCGCTCGAACGTGACGATTGCTTGTAAACGAAAAATGGCTTTATACGTCCtttccatagaaatagaatttaTCATTAATCTATCTAATttaatcattctatttctatggttcttTCATCCTCACCTCATACTGGAATGATATTGAACTATGAAATGgtgatgtaacaatgtacaatGTTGCCACCTTCAAATTCATACTAAAGAGGCATTCCTTTACCATGTAAACAAGACCATAACACATAGTCTTTGTAAATTTGCAAGCCTTTTTTGGTGTTTTAGTTACTATTTCTGACATTGAAAGAGATGAGCAAAACTGTTGTCTTGAATCATCTTCTATCACATAAACTGCAGGGTTTTTGGTGGAAAGGTTAAGCAttcaaattatatatttttttgctacaGTAGGCATTTGTGTCCATTAGTTTGCAGTGGAGCGCCCTTCATGAAACTAGCCTATTAGATGAGTACAGCACTTGATCACTCATGAGtccttggaaaggcacacatgaCCCTCTCTTTCCAAAGCTTCagttacattttattcatttgaTACACACACATCATGTTCATGACCACTTCATTTAATTACCACAGGCTTCATTTGTAATCCATAGATATTACAGTATTGGGGCTGTTTGATTTATTATAGTGTTTCTCCTGAGGCCTTGAATTGTTATTTCTTGTTGTCTTTCTCAGCTGGACATGAGTGGGATTGAAGCCAATACTCTGCTCTACTTTGGCCTTTACAGTGGACAGGACCCCAATCCGTCTCACGACCCTGGCTACATAGTCATGTTTTCTTATCTGGTGTTCTACAAGTAGTCTCCCTGACAACCAGGTTGTCTTGAATGTGAATTGTAATGACTGTGATTGATGCAAATGAAAACCAATCATGATAAAATCTTTATTTTCTTATCAGACTGGATCTTCTTTATCAGACTGCCACTTTTATCCAGTAATATTGTAGCCTATTCTATGTTTGGGTGTGTCACCAACTTGCACTGTTTTCCCACTCAAGACTTTTCACTCAAGTTCGATACAAAGAAGACGTCATCTTGAATAGCTAATTTTGCTCTTCAGAAAAGTTGAAGAAGGAGCTATTGTTATCTTGCTACTTAACCTGGTCAATTATGTGTAATTACACAAACTTCGCTTTTAGTGTCAAACTTAAACTTTCAGGTGATGACAAGACACTTTTCCTGACGCAAGATCAACCACTTTCTGATCCTTCAATTATTCAAGTATCTCTTTTTGAACGGTTTACTTGTAAAGGTTGGAGGAGCGGGGGTTGGTTACATTTGCAAACCACAGACACGAATGCATTAAACAGTGTAATATTTCTTAAAATGTGAAAATATATCTGGATGTTCAAATTAACAACATTCTCTTTGTTCATTTAATTAACTTTAATGAAGGTGTGCAGTGTTATAAACAATAATATCCAGCAGTCAGTTTTCATACAAATGAGTTACTTATAGAAAAGTTAATCAGGGATATTGGTTAGTGTTAAGACGTTCTGCCATGTTTGTAACATTACTATTTAGTGTTCAACAGTGTTATTGGAACTCAATACGCTTCGCACTGCCCTTATTACTCCATCTTGAACATGAATAAATGGAATggttccctcactgtatacttcTTTCAAAAGCCCGAAGTCTCATTCACTTACAGTTAGCTCCAAGAAATGAGGGAGCTTATGTTAAACCAAAGACACACATATACAGAGTTATGTAAATAGCTTATTGCCCCTGAGGGGattcattcaatgtaattcaaGTGAAATTGAAATGGTGCCATGTTACCACCAACAGTTCCAAGACGAGGGAATACGAATCCAAAATAATTGTGATTGAACATTTGGTCCTAAAATTACCTAGTCCACTCTTCAAGTTTTCTATCCCCATGTCAAAGTATTGGTGAAGAGATAAGGCACTGATATTGAAATTGACCCACCTTTGACCCAAATATATCATCTGTCTCATCAATACAATCAAGTAGATTTGTAAGCGTTCAAAACAAGTCAACAAACGTGTGATTGTTAGAACTTCACACAGGTTTTTTTGCAGCTCTTCTCCGACTCAAACTGGTTTTGGTTTCCCTGACAGCCTCCGAACCAGAACTGGGCACAGGCGTTAGCCGTACTGTCATAGTACCACTTCACAACATAATCCCTGCAAGGCCCGGGGTCCAGAATCTGTCCACAGCTCTCATCTGGGAAAAGGGAAGAGAAATGGAGGACATTGATTTTACTTGTACTGTAGAAAATGAGGAAATATCAGCAAGGTGCTACACAGTAGTTTGAGCTCTGGAAAAGCGCTATAGCCAACCAATCAAATGACCTGGTATTAAAGCATCctggggtagaggtggagaggttGAGGGGAGCCTGGGTAGCTTTACTACGGGAATGGGCATCTGGGTGGGGGCCTGGGGGCCCGTCATGACCACACCGTGGGTGGGGTTCTTCACCTCTGACGGAAGAAGGAACTCTGGTAGGCGCTTGAAGGGTTCCCTGTCAAAGGATGGGACCCTGTAGGTCTCTGAGTTATCTCGGTCCCCGGTCTGGGGGCCCTGTGGGATAAAGACTCTGTCTGACTCTCCTGGTGAACCTGGCTGTGTAAACGAGGGTAAAGGAATGGTTAAATGGATATATGTATTCTGTACATCTGCTATAGTATGTGATTGTACCTGCATAGGCTTGAACCTGAGTTATTGTCTATAATATGTGATTGCAATCAAAATCTTGACACAAAGGTCCATGTATGAACGCATGCAAATGAACATGTGCACGTACACACACTCAATTCATGGCTGATTTAGCAGAAATACAATTTTGGCCCAAGTTCAGACACTATCCTTATGTGGGGCCTTTTTAGCAATCTTTTGGTTATGGTGAGTTCTCTCCTAATTTTTTtcacaatattatattttacaatgacatGATATATTGTACTGCAAAGCTTAGTGAGCTCAGTAAAACTCAGTACATGTGCAGCCCTATTCTGATCATGACAGAACCATTATGTAAAGTGGAAGTGTTGTCATTCTCACCACCATCTGTGTTTTCTTGAAGTCTCCATTGAAAGTGGGCGTGTCGGTATCAGTCCTCTCTGGGGTTTCCCTGACAATCCCAGCTTGTCCAGGGGTTCCGGGGGAGTATctggagctggggatggagctgaaCTGGGCCCCGCCATCACTCTCACAGATCCGACTCAACAGCTTGCTCTCAAGGGCTGGACGATCCAAGACAAGACATTATATTATTGGGACTAGGCAATAAGACACAGCTATGTAAAACGTACAGATATTTAGGACTTAACTCTTCAGATATAACTGTGGCTTTACAAGATGTTCCTTACAAGGAACATAAACTTCAGTAAGGATGGACATCAGTGAAAGGTACTTCCTGCTTACCAGGAAGTGTCCTGAAGTCATCAATCAGGTAGACGTGTTCCCTGTCTGGGTCAGAGGCCATGAGGTGGAGCTCTTTCTTAAACTCCTCGTACAGCGGATCACTCTGGTTCACCACCCCGATGACAAACATCTCAATGTTACTGCCATTGGCCTCTTTCACCGCCTCCTCCAGCCTCACAGTGTCCCTCTCGTCCGCCTGTCCATCTGTGATCACTATGGCCACTTTCCTCACACCGGGCCTGGCCGCCCGGAACACCTGGTTGGCCTGATGGATGGCGCTGCCCGTAAAGGTGCCTTCGCCCAGGTAGGTCATAGTGCGGACCGCCTTCTTCACCTGGTGGTGATAAATATTTATAACATCTCtgatgtagcctggtcccagatctgtttgtgatgaccgtaggagttggcaagacagcacaaacagatctggaaccaggctactgTACTAGAGAGTCAGATTTTTCATTTGAACGCTTGAGAGAAAATCACCTTGCATTGAACATTTATGTCATATGAATTGAATGTTATCATTACAGAGGCCTCAATAATAAACAGATAGTCTTGACCTGGTCCCGGCTGGCCTGCTGGTGCAGACTGACCACCACCATGTTGATGTGGCTGTAGAGGACTACCCCGACGTGAGTGGTCTCCCGGCTCACGGAGGCGCGGTCAACCAGAGCGTTCACAAAGTCCTTGACCACGTTGAAGTTGTCGGGGCCAACGCTCTCTGAGCTGTCAATCACAAAGACCATCTCCAGTGGGCTCTCACGGCACTTCACCCCACAACCTGGGGAAAGAGAAAGATTCATTGAAAGTCTCTGCAAACAGCCATTACAGGTATGGTATTGTACCTGATGTGTGAATTACCACACTAACCACATATAGATCTGACCAGTTTGATGACCTCCTCTCTCTGTAAAAGATGGTAAAACACTTTAGTGCCTAGtcatagtaatactacagtacgGAGGTACAGTGTACAATACAGACTATACTTACTGTTAGGCCAGGTTCCCCTTTTtctcccagtctgccctgtaatTCAGGAGGTCACTCAATAACAAATATATACATCTGATAATGTCCATGCCTTTTCCAGATTTATAGTAAGATTAGTACCAAAGGTccagcagctcctctctctccagtctctcccctGTCCCCCTTTCTGCCTCGTTCACCCACGAACCCCCTGTTTCCCTGTAGGAACGGCAAAACTGCAGAACTTTTCTAGAACTTGGAAAGCATTAAAACTTTGTGAAGTTCAAGACCATTTATGAGACTTGATTCGGTTCTGGGTCCCGAGATTATAGATTGGATAACATCTATGTATTTATTAAGCTACATTTTATGTTGTTTGTGTGGAGGTTCTTACCTTATCCCCTTGAATACCCTGTCCTGGGGGCCCCCTGGGGCCCGTGATCCCCTGGAATCCTGACTCCCCCTATCAGACAAAATCAATTCAGCAATTTGACCTTTTTGAAACACAGCACTAGTATACTGTGTGCCTGGCTGTACTATGACCTAACATGGCATACTAAATGGTCCTTTAACTGTACCTTTGGTCCTTGAATGCCCTCTCCAGGCAGTCCCTGGGGACCCTGTGCTCCAATCTGACCGGCTGACCCCTGCAGAGAGAATCATGTCATCTTGATGCTACGCCAGTCATATGGTTCCTATCAATCTTTCTCAATCCTGTGTACTCCAATCATGATGGCTCATTTCGCCTCCTACACATTGATAAAATAATTATTATTGATCTGAATAGGATTCATGACCTTGGGACCCATTAGCCCGACTCCTGGTGCTCCAGCTGGTCC is a window of Salmo trutta chromosome 37, fSalTru1.1, whole genome shotgun sequence DNA encoding:
- the si:dkey-256h2.1 gene encoding uncharacterized protein si:dkey-256h2.1, whose translation is MAWLSSTLVLCCLTVTLGLDVIQIDATAKMRGMKSTHNLDYDERAFSPSTFAHSTTNFKSKITLQQVTVLEPGNTAPAFKVVTLDGEFVYPPLAGLKGPLIIHAFTNKSAFLECLWNSESSLTDLVQNLPESTQVLFVSLDDSSVNDALWMRDQVLRVASHRKTEVLSRLHFSPVPVFCLGNWIPSVLYSWGCSGHNCGLSQAVFTSTGWNMPVIVKRLDARYDWLMGSWSQMKHQLIDAGDGCEPAPSAAGAVAWVSEGNCSFFTKVKNMAKSNATGVLVHARPGNPIQDMNCVGDECSTPLGIPAAMVHCEPSVAQALRYGHMVNVSFQSTPSPNFFIGIDQQGALSEMGWFLYPSFKFINWQAQWFDFYEGLQTRLRDPAWVVPVFEKVQMQGQSGAVATVNLPSDMLDFDMLELDASLSCPSQRDDSCAHWDHTVQLFVCCDHFSPYCNMEMGRWITAFRRGIGRWLTDVSPLVPLLNNGRCTFTMKTVPWAMPWVVSLSLRFSHTNHSTNHSDKLYPFKLMSLYSGGTFDKEYNKRYQPIKFTVPASTKKVELYAVITGHGSDENGCGEFCVTSHHFLVNGAYNNTRIFDSAGSALGCAMRVGEGAVPNEHGTWLYGRGGWCDGLQVNPWRFDITTQLDMSGIEANTLLYFGLYSGQDPNPSHDPGYIVMFSYLVFYK